A window of Exiguobacterium sp. FSL W8-0210 contains these coding sequences:
- a CDS encoding NAD(P)-dependent oxidoreductase, producing the protein MQLGWIGLGHMGVPMAKRLIDGGHDLLVYNRTYEKTAPLTERGAIAVKEAQDVVRQSDIIFVMLADGPAVASVLESIQENLTGKTIVNLSTISPEETKEMARLVEKNGGTYLESPVSGSVPVAENGQLVLLAGGDANVVATCQPYLELLGKETIHFGPHGSGSAAKLAINLLLAVVGQGVAETLLLGEGAGLEKEKLIQMISASGMNTPLFSGKRDMYRKNDFPSAFPLRLMAKDLGLITAEARRQQLELPLAQATDASYTNAKPAYGDADMAAIYLALQEK; encoded by the coding sequence ATGCAACTCGGATGGATCGGTTTAGGACATATGGGTGTACCGATGGCAAAACGTTTAATTGATGGTGGTCATGATTTGCTCGTCTATAATCGGACGTATGAAAAGACAGCTCCGCTGACTGAACGAGGAGCAATAGCTGTTAAAGAAGCACAGGACGTCGTGCGTCAAAGCGATATCATCTTCGTCATGCTAGCGGACGGACCTGCCGTCGCGTCCGTTCTCGAAAGTATCCAAGAGAACCTCACCGGTAAGACAATCGTTAACTTAAGTACAATCTCACCGGAAGAAACGAAGGAGATGGCTCGTCTCGTCGAAAAGAATGGCGGGACGTATCTGGAATCGCCTGTCTCAGGCTCCGTTCCGGTCGCAGAAAACGGTCAGCTCGTCCTGCTTGCCGGTGGTGACGCGAACGTCGTCGCGACTTGTCAGCCGTATCTTGAGCTACTTGGCAAGGAAACGATTCATTTTGGACCACATGGCTCAGGCAGTGCGGCGAAACTCGCCATCAATTTATTGCTCGCAGTCGTCGGTCAAGGGGTCGCGGAAACATTACTGCTTGGGGAAGGTGCCGGGCTCGAAAAAGAGAAGCTGATCCAGATGATCAGTGCTTCCGGGATGAACACTCCCCTCTTCAGCGGTAAACGTGACATGTACCGGAAGAACGACTTCCCGTCTGCTTTCCCGCTCCGTCTGATGGCAAAGGATCTTGGACTCATCACGGCAGAAGCGAGACGCCAACAGCTTGAGCTACCCCTTGCGCAAGCAACGGACGCTAGCTACACTAATGCGAAACCCGCTTACGGCGACGCGGACATGGCTGCGATCTATCTTGCGTTACAGGAAAAATAA